The Pacificitalea manganoxidans genome contains a region encoding:
- a CDS encoding thiolase family protein, which yields MTEVTLLAASAVPVGKIQSRPDAPIQIVEHELLSDVVSQALGQANVDKAQVGAMIFSEPHIYTRQNYFATFMAGYLGMKCTGAVMEVLGNGMTGGLAFDQAADEISLGRAEVALALGVNLETAVPATEHMNYSMRSTGDVDFQSPAGFTPISWYAMDAVRYMHETGATREQISSVALKNRKHAMLNPLAQFRKPMTMEDILAAKPIVHPLSLLDVPPRSDGAVCLVLASRRVAEQSGRPYLVLRGRGSYHEGVHQIADAPADMIAFNAAQRAGQAVYKDAGLTPDQIDIAELYAPCTIVEILVAEALGLLEKGKGAAQTERGDTTFGGRIPINTSGGCQSRGHPARLTPLYNALELYQQLTSQAGDRQVEGARVGLMCCELGNYNAALTHILESA from the coding sequence ATGACTGAAGTCACTCTGTTGGCGGCGTCGGCGGTTCCGGTCGGGAAAATTCAATCCCGGCCGGATGCTCCGATCCAAATAGTTGAACACGAGCTGCTCTCGGATGTGGTGAGCCAAGCGCTTGGACAGGCCAATGTCGACAAGGCGCAGGTCGGGGCAATGATTTTCTCAGAGCCGCACATCTACACAAGGCAAAATTACTTTGCGACCTTCATGGCCGGCTACCTGGGAATGAAATGTACCGGCGCCGTGATGGAGGTCCTGGGAAACGGGATGACCGGCGGGCTGGCGTTTGATCAGGCCGCCGATGAAATCAGCTTGGGTCGGGCAGAGGTGGCTCTGGCACTTGGGGTCAATCTGGAAACCGCAGTCCCGGCGACCGAGCATATGAACTATTCGATGCGCTCAACCGGGGATGTAGATTTTCAATCTCCCGCTGGATTCACGCCAATCTCCTGGTATGCGATGGATGCGGTTCGGTACATGCACGAGACAGGCGCAACCCGGGAGCAAATCTCATCGGTGGCGCTGAAGAACCGCAAACATGCGATGTTGAACCCCCTGGCGCAGTTCCGGAAGCCGATGACCATGGAGGATATCCTGGCTGCCAAGCCGATCGTGCATCCGTTGTCGCTTTTGGATGTTCCGCCACGGTCGGACGGTGCTGTCTGTCTGGTGCTTGCCTCGCGGCGGGTGGCCGAGCAAAGCGGTCGACCGTACCTGGTGTTGCGCGGTCGCGGCTCCTATCATGAGGGGGTCCATCAGATTGCCGATGCACCTGCCGACATGATCGCCTTTAACGCGGCACAGCGGGCCGGGCAGGCAGTCTATAAGGATGCGGGTCTGACCCCGGATCAGATCGACATCGCAGAGCTTTACGCGCCCTGTACAATTGTTGAAATTCTCGTGGCCGAAGCGCTTGGCCTGTTGGAAAAAGGCAAGGGTGCCGCGCAGACCGAGCGGGGCGACACTACGTTTGGCGGGCGGATTCCCATCAACACCTCCGGTGGCTGTCAGTCGCGGGGGCACCCGGCACGGCTGACGCCGCTCTACAATGCTTTGGAACTATATCAACAGCTGACATCGCAGGCCGGTGACCGGCAGGTCGAAGGGGCGCGGGTTGGTTTGATGTGTTGCGAGCTTGGGAATTACAACGCCGCACTTACGCATATTCTGGAGTCCGCATGA
- a CDS encoding C4-dicarboxylate TRAP transporter substrate-binding protein yields MLNKHIKQACAGLVASLSLVVGSDVSAEGARHLIYANYQPPSTAANQFGYGPYFEAVTKDTNNELTFELITGGALLSAKAMLPGLRDNIADGGFVVSIYTPSDLPRDSMLTEMALIGENPAVMAAAVAETVLLGCPDCLEEWADAGVAYVAPYATLPYYLMCKGDLQSSADIEGKKVRASGAWGKWVSDLGGVPVNLPSSEIYQSIERGQADCALGSAAWLKQQSLIDLVDTIVDVPMGTFHGGGYVIYSKTTWDKLSEDQKTALIVNAPIAMSGEILRGYLPEDLEAMEMAREKGIKFLEPDEALLEKLAEYKAKEVTQVVSLAESRGVENASDIIATFLENKEKWDGLSAEFGEDPEKYEEVLYREIFSKFKP; encoded by the coding sequence ATGTTGAATAAACATATTAAACAAGCTTGCGCTGGTTTGGTAGCAAGCCTGTCTCTCGTGGTCGGGTCCGACGTGTCTGCAGAGGGCGCGCGTCATCTGATCTATGCCAACTATCAACCGCCATCCACCGCGGCAAACCAGTTTGGGTATGGCCCCTATTTTGAAGCCGTCACCAAGGACACAAACAACGAGCTGACCTTTGAACTGATCACAGGCGGCGCCTTGCTCAGTGCCAAGGCGATGCTGCCGGGTCTGCGTGATAATATTGCTGATGGCGGATTTGTCGTATCGATTTACACACCCAGCGACCTTCCTCGGGACTCCATGCTGACGGAAATGGCGCTGATCGGTGAAAATCCTGCTGTTATGGCAGCAGCGGTCGCCGAAACGGTTCTGCTGGGCTGCCCCGATTGTCTGGAGGAATGGGCGGATGCCGGCGTTGCCTATGTCGCTCCATATGCGACATTGCCCTATTACCTGATGTGCAAGGGCGATTTGCAGAGCAGTGCGGATATCGAGGGCAAGAAAGTGCGCGCGAGCGGCGCATGGGGTAAATGGGTCAGTGATTTGGGTGGCGTGCCAGTTAACCTGCCGTCCTCGGAGATCTATCAGTCGATTGAGCGCGGTCAGGCTGATTGCGCGCTTGGTTCGGCCGCATGGCTGAAACAGCAATCGCTAATTGATCTTGTTGACACGATCGTCGATGTGCCAATGGGCACGTTCCATGGTGGCGGCTATGTGATTTACTCCAAGACAACATGGGACAAGCTTAGCGAGGATCAGAAGACGGCGTTGATCGTCAACGCGCCTATAGCGATGTCCGGTGAGATCTTGCGCGGCTATCTGCCTGAAGACCTTGAAGCAATGGAAATGGCCCGGGAAAAGGGGATTAAGTTCCTGGAACCCGATGAGGCGCTGCTTGAAAAGCTTGCCGAGTACAAAGCCAAAGAAGTGACCCAGGTCGTCAGCCTTGCAGAGAGCCGGGGCGTTGAAAACGCAAGCGACATCATCGCGACGTTCCTTGAGAACAAGGAAAAATGGGACGGTCTGAGCGCTGAATTCGGCGAGGATCCGGAGAAATACGAAGAAGTGCTCTATCGTGAAATCTTCTCCAAATTCAAACCATAA
- a CDS encoding TRAP transporter large permease: MANVTIGFIGLGALVVLLFIRMHIGLALALVSVLGLATIRGFDSAYGALRSLPYDFAANWSLTAIPMFLLMGAIAFHGGLTSGLFRAAKAWLGRLPGGLAVASTLACAIFAAVSGSSLATASAMGRIAIPEMLRARYDPGLAAGTVAAAGTIGSLIPPSILMILYAVFTEQSISMCLMAGILPGLLTAIMYSAMIVLRCVFNKDLAPAVEESASPWAERIGSAKEVWPVLLVAGGVVVSIYAGIATEVEAAGIGAALMAIVAFTKLRSGTRASGMMEAARETVVSTGSILLIAIGASLLTRFVVISGIPNFINVQLMEMGSSPTTILFAIAAFTIILGMFLDPMGVLLITLPIVLPLVEAADINLIWFGVIMIKLIEIGLISPPIGMNVFVIKGVVGNTISLSTIFRGIGWFFVIEIITLSILILFPQISLFIPNLMIR; the protein is encoded by the coding sequence ATGGCGAATGTAACCATTGGCTTCATAGGTTTGGGCGCGCTTGTCGTCTTGCTGTTTATCAGGATGCATATCGGCTTGGCGCTCGCACTCGTCTCCGTTTTGGGGTTGGCGACCATCCGTGGCTTTGATTCAGCCTATGGAGCACTTAGATCATTGCCCTACGATTTTGCGGCGAACTGGTCTTTGACGGCGATACCGATGTTTCTGCTGATGGGGGCGATTGCCTTCCATGGTGGATTGACATCCGGCCTGTTCAGGGCGGCAAAGGCATGGCTGGGGCGGTTGCCGGGCGGGCTTGCCGTGGCATCCACATTAGCCTGCGCCATATTCGCGGCTGTCAGCGGCTCAAGCCTGGCCACGGCCTCCGCCATGGGACGCATCGCGATACCCGAGATGCTCAGGGCACGTTACGATCCCGGTCTGGCCGCAGGGACGGTCGCCGCCGCAGGCACCATCGGCTCTCTGATACCGCCGAGTATCCTGATGATCCTCTATGCCGTCTTTACCGAGCAATCGATCAGTATGTGCTTGATGGCAGGCATTTTGCCCGGTCTTCTTACTGCCATCATGTATTCCGCCATGATCGTCCTTCGCTGTGTTTTCAATAAAGACCTTGCGCCGGCTGTCGAGGAATCCGCGTCGCCCTGGGCAGAGCGGATCGGTTCGGCGAAAGAGGTCTGGCCCGTTCTTTTGGTCGCCGGTGGCGTGGTTGTGTCAATCTATGCCGGCATCGCCACCGAGGTCGAGGCGGCCGGGATCGGTGCCGCGCTGATGGCTATCGTCGCGTTCACGAAATTGCGGAGCGGCACTAGGGCAAGTGGCATGATGGAAGCCGCCCGTGAAACGGTAGTGTCGACAGGTTCCATTTTGCTGATTGCCATTGGGGCCAGCCTTTTGACCCGCTTTGTCGTGATCAGCGGCATTCCGAATTTCATTAATGTTCAGTTGATGGAAATGGGTTCGAGCCCGACAACGATCCTGTTTGCCATTGCGGCTTTCACGATCATTTTGGGAATGTTTCTCGACCCGATGGGCGTTCTTCTGATCACGCTTCCGATCGTGCTTCCTCTTGTCGAGGCGGCGGACATTAATCTGATCTGGTTTGGTGTCATCATGATCAAACTCATCGAAATTGGGCTGATTTCGCCGCCCATCGGTATGAATGTCTTTGTCATCAAGGGGGTTGTTGGAAACACCATATCGCTGAGTACGATTTTCCGTGGAATAGGCTGGTTCTTTGTCATTGAGATCATCACCCTCTCTATTCTAATTCTATTTCCCCAAATATCCCTATTCATCCCCAACTTGATGATTCGCTAA